Proteins from one Nitrospirae bacterium YQR-1 genomic window:
- a CDS encoding ABC transporter ATP-binding protein, which produces MIKLSLSIKDIHKSYGGREVLRGISYRFEPSMCYGIVGENGAGKSTLLRICALIEKADTGTVVYSSGDKILRQDINLKRRMTLLLPEVGVFNTTVYKNVAYGLKVRNISDTGGIVNETLDMVGLKTKARQNALTLSTGETARMGIARALAINPEFLFLDEPTNGIDAQNYEIIKDILTEIKNNLKTTILIATHDDKIKEQICDTVLVIRNGRTVDENK; this is translated from the coding sequence ATGATTAAGCTCAGCCTTAGCATTAAAGATATTCATAAATCATATGGCGGCAGGGAGGTACTGCGGGGTATCAGCTACCGGTTTGAACCCTCTATGTGCTACGGCATAGTCGGCGAAAACGGTGCAGGGAAGTCAACACTGCTAAGAATCTGTGCGCTCATTGAAAAGGCGGATACCGGTACAGTTGTTTACAGCTCAGGCGATAAAATACTCCGGCAGGATATTAACCTTAAAAGACGTATGACTCTGCTTTTGCCGGAAGTTGGGGTGTTTAACACCACAGTTTATAAAAACGTAGCATATGGGTTAAAAGTACGAAATATTAGTGATACCGGCGGTATAGTAAATGAAACACTCGATATGGTGGGACTCAAAACGAAAGCCCGTCAAAATGCCCTTACACTATCTACCGGTGAGACCGCCCGAATGGGCATAGCGCGGGCGCTGGCTATAAACCCTGAGTTTCTGTTTCTCGATGAACCCACAAACGGAATTGACGCCCAAAATTATGAAATAATAAAAGATATTTTGACAGAAATAAAAAACAATTTAAAAACCACAATCCTTATTGCCACACATGACGACAAGATCAAAGAACAGATTTGTGATACTGTGTTAGTTATAAGAAACGGCAGGACTGTTGATGAAAATAAATAA
- a CDS encoding ABC transporter permease produces the protein METILKSLVRAFYLIVSLDKSFTDIIVLSFKVSGGALVLASLIGLPVGAFMALQKFPLRNTLFGIVNALLGLPPVMVGLLLYLFLSRRGPLGFLSILYTPYAMVIAQSILAFPHVCAISASAIREVNPRLGVLCETLGATEFQKALTIIKEARFGIITAVMAAFGRVISEVGAILIVGGNILGVTRVMTTAIVLETDKGNFELALALGIVLLSVSLIINALVSKIQNRHIHSSQDKRGFFDIR, from the coding sequence TTGGAAACAATATTAAAATCGTTAGTCAGGGCTTTTTATCTTATCGTTTCTTTGGATAAGAGCTTTACAGATATTATAGTATTGTCTTTCAAGGTATCCGGCGGGGCGCTTGTTTTAGCGTCTTTAATCGGCCTTCCAGTTGGAGCTTTTATGGCTCTGCAGAAGTTTCCTCTAAGAAACACTCTTTTTGGCATAGTAAATGCGCTTCTTGGGCTTCCTCCGGTGATGGTCGGTTTACTTTTGTATCTTTTCCTTTCAAGACGAGGCCCCCTGGGGTTTCTCAGTATCCTCTATACCCCGTATGCAATGGTTATAGCACAGAGCATTTTGGCATTTCCCCATGTGTGCGCCATAAGCGCATCTGCCATACGGGAGGTAAACCCTCGCTTAGGGGTTCTTTGTGAAACCCTTGGGGCAACTGAATTTCAAAAAGCGTTAACCATAATCAAAGAGGCGCGCTTTGGAATCATCACGGCTGTAATGGCCGCCTTTGGCAGGGTTATATCTGAAGTCGGTGCGATTTTGATTGTCGGAGGAAATATCCTTGGCGTTACACGCGTTATGACCACAGCCATAGTGCTTGAGACTGATAAAGGGAATTTTGAATTAGCGCTTGCTTTAGGTATTGTGCTGCTTAGTGTTTCACTTATTATTAATGCGCTTGTCAGCAAAATTCAAAACCGGCATATTCACTCCTCACAAGATAAAAGGGGCTTTTTTGATATCAGGTGA
- a CDS encoding substrate-binding domain-containing protein, which yields MTSKKSVFILLIVLISACFTLTANCLNAETSIRCATTTSLQNSGLLEHILPLFKKKTGIRVDIVAVGSGAAIEIGKRGDADFVFAHAKDLELKAVQEGYFINRMEFMYNDFIIVGPAYDPAKIKGTKKASEGFDKISKSGSLFISRGDNSGTHVKELSIWKVAGVDPKGQSWYLESGQGMSKTLRLTFEKLAYTITDRSTWLASRDKPELTLLLEGDPALINYYSVMAVNPQKNPSVKYKEAMGFINWLTSQEGTDTIREFKDSAGNQLFFSIEKK from the coding sequence ATGACATCTAAAAAATCGGTATTTATTTTACTTATAGTTTTAATTTCAGCCTGTTTTACCTTAACTGCAAATTGTCTGAATGCGGAGACCTCAATCAGATGTGCTACAACGACAAGTTTACAAAATTCAGGCCTGCTTGAGCACATTCTTCCGCTGTTTAAGAAAAAGACCGGCATACGGGTGGATATTGTGGCGGTGGGAAGCGGTGCCGCCATAGAGATAGGTAAACGAGGAGATGCTGATTTTGTTTTTGCCCACGCTAAGGACCTTGAGCTTAAAGCAGTACAGGAAGGATATTTTATAAATAGAATGGAATTTATGTACAATGACTTCATCATAGTCGGCCCGGCATATGACCCTGCCAAAATCAAAGGAACTAAAAAAGCCTCGGAAGGTTTTGATAAAATTTCAAAATCCGGCAGCTTGTTCATTTCACGCGGGGATAATTCCGGCACCCATGTTAAAGAACTCAGCATATGGAAAGTGGCAGGTGTTGACCCCAAAGGGCAGTCGTGGTATTTGGAGTCAGGACAGGGAATGTCTAAAACACTGCGTCTGACTTTTGAAAAACTTGCCTATACTATTACAGACAGATCCACGTGGCTTGCCAGTAGAGATAAACCGGAACTAACCCTGCTATTAGAGGGAGACCCTGCACTTATAAATTACTACAGCGTAATGGCGGTAAACCCTCAGAAAAATCCCTCAGTTAAATACAAAGAGGCCATGGGATTTATAAATTGGCTGACCTCACAGGAAGGCACTGATACTATCAGGGAATTTAAGGATTCAGCGGGAAATCAGCTTTTTTTTAGTATAGAGAAAAAATAA
- a CDS encoding DsrE/DsrF/DrsH-like family protein: protein MAAQKKKMAIIASKGTLDMAYPPLILASTAAAMDVDVQIFFTLYGVDIVNKKKNRNLQVAPIGNPAMPSPVPMPNIIGMLPGMTPMATMMMKSMIKKINWPTIPELLDACREVDVRMIACTPTLEMTGLTKDDLIDGVVLAGAAEFLNFALDANISLFI, encoded by the coding sequence ATGGCAGCACAAAAAAAGAAAATGGCAATAATAGCAAGCAAGGGTACGTTGGATATGGCCTACCCTCCGTTAATTCTTGCCTCTACCGCCGCAGCTATGGATGTTGATGTACAGATATTTTTTACACTTTATGGTGTGGATATAGTAAATAAGAAAAAGAATCGTAATCTTCAGGTAGCTCCTATAGGCAACCCTGCAATGCCATCTCCGGTTCCGATGCCTAACATAATCGGAATGTTGCCTGGTATGACCCCTATGGCAACTATGATGATGAAAAGCATGATAAAGAAAATCAACTGGCCGACAATCCCTGAGCTTCTTGATGCCTGCCGCGAGGTAGATGTCAGAATGATAGCCTGCACTCCCACACTTGAGATGACAGGTCTTACAAAGGATGACCTCATAGATGGTGTTGTTCTTGCAGGAGCAGCTGAGTTTTTGAATTTTGCACTTGATGCCAATATAAGTTTGTTTATATAA
- a CDS encoding DUF116 domain-containing protein: MWVKLKILWIRFLRAFTLKILYPFLMLLGAFIKSKKESFQDFIINLNNKLVKKLGIKTSKLLIMLPHCLQIDKCDIRITNDINNCKRCGRCNVKDLITVAEECNLKLYVATGGSIARKLVKDIRPDAIVAVACQRDLSSGIADSHPLPVIGVHNERPFGPCYNTKVSVEKVQEAIRAFIQ, encoded by the coding sequence ATGTGGGTTAAACTTAAAATCCTGTGGATAAGATTTCTGCGTGCCTTTACACTAAAAATACTATATCCGTTTCTTATGTTGCTGGGGGCATTCATAAAAAGCAAAAAAGAATCATTTCAGGACTTTATTATAAATCTGAACAATAAACTTGTGAAGAAACTCGGCATTAAGACGTCAAAACTATTAATTATGCTTCCTCATTGTCTTCAGATTGACAAATGCGACATAAGAATCACCAATGATATAAACAACTGTAAGAGGTGTGGCAGGTGTAATGTCAAAGATTTAATAACAGTGGCTGAGGAGTGTAATCTTAAACTCTATGTGGCAACAGGCGGCTCTATAGCAAGAAAACTGGTAAAAGACATAAGGCCGGACGCTATTGTGGCCGTTGCCTGCCAGCGTGATTTAAGCAGTGGGATTGCCGACTCACATCCGCTTCCTGTTATTGGAGTACATAACGAAAGGCCCTTTGGCCCTTGTTACAACACTAAGGTCAGTGTTGAAAAAGTACAGGAAGCTATAAGGGCATTTATTCAATAA
- the fmt gene encoding methionyl-tRNA formyltransferase, with protein sequence MNIAFWATPLFSVPALEGLISSGHNVSLVVTQPDKGKPSKLIKPPVKQAAERFGIEVIQPQSLKSEIFINKLKVCPIDVNVVIAYGKILPSEILNMPVFKSINVHASILPNYQGAAPIQWAIINGDTETGVSTMLMDEGIDTGAVYYTEKEPIRQDDTYESLSMRLSKSGADLLIKTLKDIEAGAVFPTPQQGNPTYARILRKEDGLIDWKNPALHIVNIIRGLYPWPGAYTFFNGRRVKIMRANAVQLHQSNATASAVICQSARDGLVVACGQGALSITELQPEGGKVMSCTDFIAGRVRRPEDTIYVG encoded by the coding sequence ATGAATATAGCGTTTTGGGCAACTCCATTGTTTTCAGTCCCCGCCCTTGAGGGGTTAATAAGTAGCGGACATAATGTTTCACTTGTTGTAACCCAACCGGATAAGGGCAAACCGTCAAAATTAATAAAGCCTCCGGTTAAACAGGCGGCGGAACGGTTTGGTATCGAGGTGATTCAACCACAGAGCCTTAAATCGGAAATCTTTATTAATAAATTGAAAGTATGCCCTATAGATGTCAATGTTGTAATAGCATATGGCAAAATTCTGCCCTCTGAGATTTTAAATATGCCGGTGTTTAAATCAATAAACGTTCATGCCTCAATACTTCCCAACTATCAGGGAGCTGCGCCGATTCAGTGGGCAATAATAAACGGCGATACGGAAACCGGCGTAAGCACTATGCTTATGGATGAGGGCATTGACACGGGTGCGGTCTATTACACAGAGAAAGAACCCATCCGGCAGGACGATACATATGAATCTCTGAGCATGAGGCTCTCTAAGTCAGGCGCTGATTTGCTGATTAAAACACTAAAGGATATTGAGGCCGGTGCAGTTTTCCCCACCCCCCAACAAGGTAACCCCACCTATGCAAGGATTCTGAGAAAAGAAGACGGACTCATTGACTGGAAAAACCCAGCCCTGCACATTGTAAATATAATCAGAGGGCTTTACCCGTGGCCCGGGGCATACACGTTTTTTAACGGCCGGAGAGTGAAGATTATGAGAGCAAATGCAGTGCAATTACATCAGAGTAATGCCACCGCCTCCGCCGTGATTTGTCAAAGTGCAAGAGACGGCCTTGTTGTTGCTTGTGGACAGGGTGCCCTTTCAATAACAGAGCTTCAGCCGGAGGGCGGGAAAGTTATGTCCTGCACTGATTTTATAGCTGGAAGGGTGAGGAGACCGGAGGATACCATCTATGTGGGTTAA
- the def gene encoding peptide deformylase, with translation MPSLKIKTYPAAVLMGKAKPVENIDGNLIKLIEDMKETMLEYEGQGLAAPQVGRSTQVIIADPSIKEPQRYKLTIIINPVIAYAEGKMESIEGCLSIPKSTFTIDRAMRVFVRGIDTEGNPLEIEANGNFARILQHEIDHLHGILLLNRISIGDKAAYDKKNLKKKKK, from the coding sequence ATGCCATCTTTAAAAATAAAAACATATCCGGCTGCCGTGCTTATGGGAAAGGCAAAACCTGTTGAAAACATAGACGGAAATCTCATAAAGCTCATAGAGGATATGAAGGAGACTATGCTGGAGTATGAGGGGCAGGGGCTGGCAGCTCCCCAGGTTGGCCGCTCCACACAAGTTATTATTGCAGACCCCTCCATCAAAGAGCCGCAGAGATACAAACTAACCATCATAATTAACCCTGTAATTGCCTATGCCGAGGGTAAAATGGAATCCATCGAGGGATGCCTTAGTATTCCTAAGTCAACTTTCACCATTGACCGTGCCATGAGGGTTTTTGTAAGGGGGATAGACACAGAAGGTAATCCTCTTGAGATTGAGGCAAACGGTAATTTCGCCCGCATTCTTCAACATGAAATTGACCACCTACACGGCATACTTTTACTTAACAGGATTAGCATTGGCGACAAAGCCGCTTATGATAAGAAAAATTTAAAGAAAAAAAAGAAATAA
- a CDS encoding bifunctional riboflavin kinase/FAD synthetase: protein MEVIRGLDNLTKKYPNPIVTLGNFDGVHTGHRRILDRVREAAAASDGTSIVITFDPHPIKVVNPQKGIKILTPFDIKAELIEKADMDVLLCIDFNKQFSSIEPDYFVENVLVGKIGAACVIVGHNYRFGKGKKGTTESLRRRGKKYGFKFHVVRNVKRDRTVISSSVIRHNLLKGDIAHANCYLGRPYFIQSEIITGTGRGKSILQIPTANLSLPDELVPRCGVYAVKVKIDGALYDGASNIGCNPTFGENRTSYEVHVFGYNGDAVGKTMRVYFIERLRDEKVFSGPDALKEQIKTDFKKASEILKKVKPGACL from the coding sequence TTGGAAGTAATAAGAGGTCTGGATAATTTAACCAAAAAATATCCTAATCCGATAGTAACCCTTGGCAACTTTGACGGAGTGCACACCGGTCACCGGAGAATATTGGACAGGGTCAGAGAGGCTGCGGCCGCCTCAGACGGCACATCTATTGTGATTACCTTTGACCCTCATCCGATAAAGGTTGTAAATCCGCAGAAGGGGATAAAAATTCTAACCCCTTTTGATATAAAAGCGGAGCTTATAGAAAAGGCCGACATGGATGTGCTTCTGTGTATAGATTTCAACAAGCAGTTTTCCTCGATAGAGCCGGATTATTTTGTGGAAAACGTACTTGTAGGTAAAATAGGCGCCGCTTGTGTAATAGTCGGGCATAATTACAGGTTTGGCAAGGGCAAGAAGGGCACAACTGAGTCACTGAGACGGCGGGGCAAGAAGTATGGGTTTAAGTTTCATGTAGTCAGAAATGTTAAGAGAGACAGGACGGTTATAAGCAGCAGTGTGATACGGCATAACCTGCTAAAGGGGGATATCGCACATGCCAACTGTTACCTTGGCAGGCCGTATTTTATACAATCGGAGATTATAACCGGCACAGGGCGTGGCAAAAGTATTTTGCAGATTCCAACGGCAAATCTATCCCTGCCGGATGAGTTGGTGCCCAGGTGCGGAGTCTATGCCGTAAAAGTAAAAATAGATGGAGCTCTTTATGACGGTGCGTCCAACATCGGGTGTAACCCGACTTTTGGAGAGAACCGGACCAGTTATGAGGTCCACGTATTTGGCTACAATGGTGATGCAGTCGGTAAGACTATGAGGGTGTATTTTATTGAAAGACTACGGGATGAAAAAGTGTTTTCCGGCCCGGATGCCCTCAAAGAGCAGATAAAGACGGATTTCAAAAAAGCGTCTGAGATATTAAAAAAGGTTAAGCCCGGCGCTTGTCTGTAG
- a CDS encoding ABC transporter permease, whose amino-acid sequence MPGVFTRVFSVWSRHVRVYSKNLFSNGFPPFVEPLIFLTGVGLGLGRYMPEIGGIRYVEFLATALVVTTSMMTAAFECSFGTFIRMEFNKVYEGMLSAPLSVENLLVGEMLWAATKGLFFSFAVLAVVAPFGIIKLPGGLMAPVIGFMTGFMFAALSMFITSFVKTIAYFNFYMTGLLSPMFFFCGAVFPVTQLPGWMRPVVEILPLTHSVRLSRAFCFLKIEPVLVLDLLYIVLFTLVFGYLGVKRLKRRLID is encoded by the coding sequence ATGCCTGGGGTTTTTACGAGGGTATTTTCCGTGTGGTCCCGCCACGTAAGGGTGTACTCAAAAAATCTATTTAGCAATGGTTTTCCGCCGTTTGTGGAGCCTTTGATATTTTTAACGGGTGTGGGGTTGGGGCTTGGCCGGTATATGCCCGAAATTGGGGGCATAAGGTACGTGGAATTTCTTGCAACAGCCCTTGTTGTGACAACCTCTATGATGACGGCGGCGTTTGAATGTTCATTCGGGACGTTTATCAGAATGGAATTTAATAAAGTTTATGAGGGGATGCTTTCTGCCCCGCTAAGTGTGGAAAACCTGCTTGTGGGGGAGATGTTGTGGGCGGCCACTAAGGGGTTGTTTTTTTCGTTTGCCGTGCTGGCTGTAGTAGCTCCGTTTGGAATAATCAAGCTGCCTGGGGGGCTGATGGCTCCAGTTATAGGCTTTATGACGGGTTTTATGTTTGCCGCACTTTCTATGTTTATTACCTCGTTTGTTAAGACGATAGCATATTTTAACTTTTACATGACCGGGCTTTTGTCGCCGATGTTTTTCTTTTGCGGCGCAGTCTTTCCCGTTACTCAATTGCCCGGGTGGATGCGGCCTGTCGTTGAAATCTTACCATTAACCCATTCCGTAAGGCTCTCCAGAGCCTTCTGCTTTTTAAAAATAGAACCGGTTCTTGTCTTAGACCTCCTTTATATTGTGCTCTTTACGTTGGTCTTTGGCTACCTTGGTGTAAAACGGTTAAAGCGAAGGCTGATTGACTAA
- a CDS encoding NADH-quinone oxidoreductase subunit H — translation MTVQALSRYILMLAMALIMAGIIVKVKALWGGRYGAPLLQPVFDIIRLFKKSQVVSEAASDVFKAGPSIALASVLAAALPVPISSGAALISFKGDFVFFVCALAAGRFFTLISALDTGGSFSGMGAGRMITLSALIEPAFFIIIATLAQLTGKSSFSEIYAVIPTPVTDTVQSGFFWSFVELAQIWSDSYLLIPAICGNIVLLMFILAEAGRVPVSDPATLNEPAMITGALTLEVSGPDLAFMTLASFLRISILGTLITGIIVPAWVSPVTSLILYMFIMFAIAATIGLLESVFARFRLTHVPQFLFGATGIALIVLAVLTIGVNK, via the coding sequence GTGACGGTACAAGCTCTGTCTCGGTATATTTTGATGCTTGCAATGGCATTAATCATGGCAGGCATAATAGTTAAGGTTAAGGCCTTGTGGGGTGGCAGGTACGGAGCGCCGCTGTTGCAGCCGGTTTTTGACATCATCCGCCTATTTAAAAAATCACAGGTAGTGAGTGAAGCGGCCTCAGATGTTTTCAAAGCCGGACCGTCAATTGCTCTTGCCTCGGTTTTAGCTGCTGCTTTGCCGGTTCCCATAAGTAGTGGAGCCGCTCTCATAAGTTTTAAAGGCGATTTTGTGTTCTTTGTCTGTGCTTTAGCCGCCGGTAGATTCTTTACACTTATATCAGCTCTTGATACCGGTGGCAGTTTCAGCGGTATGGGAGCAGGGAGGATGATTACTCTGTCAGCACTGATTGAGCCTGCTTTTTTTATAATCATTGCAACCCTGGCTCAACTTACCGGCAAGAGCTCTTTTAGTGAAATTTATGCAGTAATCCCAACACCCGTGACTGACACAGTTCAAAGCGGTTTTTTCTGGTCGTTTGTTGAATTAGCACAAATCTGGTCAGATTCATATTTGCTCATTCCTGCCATTTGCGGCAATATTGTGCTTCTGATGTTTATACTGGCGGAGGCCGGACGAGTGCCGGTTAGTGACCCGGCGACACTTAATGAGCCCGCCATGATTACCGGCGCTTTGACGTTAGAAGTAAGCGGCCCTGATTTGGCATTTATGACCCTGGCCTCATTTCTTAGAATATCCATTCTTGGCACCCTCATAACAGGGATTATTGTGCCGGCCTGGGTCTCCCCCGTTACGTCTCTGATTCTGTATATGTTTATAATGTTTGCAATTGCCGCCACCATTGGGCTGCTCGAATCGGTCTTTGCACGCTTCAGGTTGACTCATGTTCCTCAGTTTCTATTTGGAGCCACAGGGATAGCCCTCATCGTGCTGGCAGTTTTGACAATTGGTGTGAATAAATGA
- a CDS encoding hydrogenase: MINHISVILFGVTILYIATTSRISAFVMILSVQGVMLFLASLAQSGSLNVGHTIFLALETIVVKAAVLPMVIYHMIRSMGIKRETDPFIGSFAMLMLSTIIMSLSFVLSSILKNAGSNINVLNFSVSLSAVIIGMLIITTRRKIISHVMGFLVLENGAFMMSLSLAPEMPLIVEAGILFDVLIGMFLTGIFANNMKSAFEDSDVSRLTRLSD, encoded by the coding sequence ATGATTAATCATATTTCAGTTATACTTTTTGGAGTCACAATTTTATACATAGCAACAACAAGCCGTATTTCAGCCTTTGTTATGATACTGTCAGTGCAGGGAGTTATGCTTTTTCTTGCATCCCTTGCACAGTCTGGGTCTTTAAACGTTGGCCACACTATCTTTCTTGCTCTTGAAACCATTGTGGTAAAGGCCGCAGTGCTGCCCATGGTTATATATCATATGATTAGGAGTATGGGCATAAAACGGGAAACCGACCCCTTTATAGGCAGCTTTGCGATGTTAATGCTGTCAACAATCATAATGTCACTTTCGTTTGTGCTGTCGTCAATACTGAAAAATGCCGGAAGCAATATCAATGTGCTTAATTTCAGCGTATCGCTGTCAGCGGTAATAATCGGTATGCTTATAATAACCACTCGAAGGAAAATCATAAGCCATGTTATGGGATTTCTGGTGCTTGAAAACGGTGCATTTATGATGTCACTGTCGCTTGCTCCCGAGATGCCGTTAATTGTAGAGGCAGGTATATTGTTCGATGTGCTTATCGGGATGTTTCTAACAGGGATATTTGCAAATAATATGAAATCCGCCTTTGAAGACTCAGACGTAAGCAGACTTACGAGACTCTCAGATTAA
- a CDS encoding CinA family protein, which translates to MRLKHIVSIRSADCDRRVVRDLRAVPDTKLFRLAKGIFMISGTLEVEEVTALAEALVREASERQITISTAESCTGGMIAAFITTVAGSSEVFLGGVVSYSNDLKMKVLGVSGDTLKTHGAVSEETALEMVRGVRELTGATLSVSVTGIAGPGGGSKEKPVGLVFIALKGPEGFEQVVRRWFSGDRMQVRVETTKEAIRLLKSRITQMATDNVDP; encoded by the coding sequence GTGAGGTTAAAGCACATTGTATCAATAAGGAGTGCAGACTGCGACAGAAGGGTTGTAAGGGATTTGAGGGCTGTCCCGGATACAAAACTATTTAGACTTGCAAAGGGTATTTTTATGATATCAGGCACACTGGAAGTAGAAGAAGTAACAGCACTTGCAGAGGCTCTTGTAAGGGAGGCGTCAGAGAGGCAAATCACTATATCAACAGCCGAGTCCTGCACAGGCGGGATGATAGCGGCATTTATAACAACGGTGGCAGGCAGCTCAGAGGTGTTTTTGGGGGGTGTTGTATCTTATAGTAATGATTTGAAAATGAAAGTACTTGGAGTCTCCGGCGATACGCTTAAAACTCATGGGGCGGTAAGTGAGGAGACAGCCCTTGAGATGGTAAGAGGGGTAAGGGAGCTAACTGGAGCAACGTTGAGTGTATCGGTAACCGGAATTGCCGGCCCCGGCGGCGGGAGCAAGGAAAAACCTGTCGGACTGGTTTTTATTGCGCTTAAGGGGCCTGAGGGGTTTGAACAGGTCGTGAGGCGCTGGTTTTCCGGAGACAGGATGCAGGTAAGGGTTGAAACTACAAAAGAGGCCATCAGGCTCCTTAAATCCCGTATCACACAGATGGCCACTGATAATGTTGACCCTTAA